One Endozoicomonas gorgoniicola DNA window includes the following coding sequences:
- a CDS encoding helix-turn-helix domain-containing protein: MSERDIGQEILDGIEEIKAFKSGEGKLKTSILSDPSPTKEIRQKLQLSQSAFAGFMGVSIRTIQDWEQGRRTPQGPAKALLRIAEQCPEVFQELR; this comes from the coding sequence ATGAGTGAACGTGATATCGGTCAAGAAATTCTTGATGGCATCGAAGAAATTAAGGCATTTAAATCCGGTGAAGGTAAACTGAAAACCTCGATTCTTTCAGACCCTTCACCCACCAAAGAGATAAGGCAAAAGTTGCAATTATCACAGTCAGCTTTTGCTGGTTTCATGGGTGTTAGTATCCGAACCATACAGGATTGGGAGCAAGGTCGAAGAACACCGCAAGGGCCTGCGAAAGCTTTATTACGCATTGCCGAACAATGCCCAGAAGTTTTCCAAGAACTGCGCTAA
- a CDS encoding type II toxin-antitoxin system RelE/ParE family toxin, translating into MIFIETTKFTKLLSEYLSDDEYRMLQWHLQEKPDSGDIVRGSGGVRKVRWAPEGKGKSGGVRVIYYWKKSDHEIWMLTMYSKSERASIPGHILKKIAEAIENE; encoded by the coding sequence ATGATTTTCATCGAAACAACCAAATTCACCAAGCTACTCTCAGAGTATTTGTCTGACGATGAATACAGAATGTTGCAATGGCACCTTCAGGAAAAACCTGATTCTGGTGATATTGTCCGTGGTAGCGGTGGCGTTAGAAAGGTGCGTTGGGCACCAGAAGGCAAAGGAAAAAGTGGTGGAGTTCGAGTAATTTATTACTGGAAAAAGAGTGACCATGAAATATGGATGCTCACAATGTACAGTAAATCTGAACGAGCCTCCATTCCTGGGCATATTCTCAAAAAAATTGCGGAGGCTATCGAAAATGAGTGA
- the ltrA gene encoding group II intron reverse transcriptase/maturase, which produces MNHDLLSCALEPANLLKAWKQVRSNKGAPGIDGITIKAYPDFARQHWPSARQALLNGTYRPSPVLRAVIEKPDGGERLLGIPTVMDRVIQQAIVQVLSPIFDPDFSPSSFGYRPGRSAQDAVQQVNRYIKQGLHQAVDVDLSKFFDTVSHDVLMSRVSRKIHDKRLLKLIGRYLRAGVMVDGQCYPTRVGMPQGGPLSPLLSNVLLDDLDKELEYRGHCFARYCDDFVILVGSQRAGERVMESITRYLERKLKLRINPTKSKVVKATEAEFLSFTFTGKRIRWSEKSLNRFRRKILKLTSRSWGVSMEYRLKKLAEYIRGWMGYFRITEYYSPIPRLDQWIRRRIRCCFIKQWRKPKTRYRNLIRLGVDHIKAASIAASSKGYYRLSKTYAAQLALNDSFLSKLGLVSLKDLWIRFHHPR; this is translated from the coding sequence TTGAACCACGATCTACTGAGTTGCGCACTGGAACCTGCCAATTTGCTGAAAGCATGGAAACAAGTCAGAAGTAACAAAGGGGCTCCCGGAATAGATGGGATCACCATTAAAGCCTATCCTGACTTTGCCCGTCAGCACTGGCCTTCAGCGCGCCAAGCCTTACTCAATGGGACTTACAGACCATCTCCCGTCCTTCGGGCTGTTATAGAAAAGCCCGATGGTGGAGAACGGTTGCTGGGCATCCCGACAGTCATGGATCGAGTGATACAACAGGCCATTGTGCAGGTATTATCACCCATCTTTGATCCTGACTTCTCTCCCAGCAGCTTCGGTTACAGACCGGGAAGGTCTGCACAAGACGCTGTACAACAGGTTAATCGATACATTAAGCAGGGGCTGCATCAGGCGGTTGATGTTGATCTGAGTAAATTCTTTGATACGGTCAGCCATGATGTTCTTATGTCGAGAGTCTCTCGAAAGATTCACGACAAGCGTCTGTTGAAGCTGATTGGCCGCTACCTTCGTGCTGGCGTCATGGTTGATGGGCAATGCTACCCAACCCGGGTAGGTATGCCACAAGGCGGTCCACTTTCACCGCTGCTGTCGAATGTCCTTCTCGATGACCTGGACAAGGAACTGGAGTACCGGGGGCATTGCTTCGCACGCTACTGCGATGACTTTGTGATCCTCGTTGGCAGCCAGCGAGCCGGGGAGCGAGTGATGGAAAGCATCACACGTTACCTTGAGCGCAAGCTGAAACTGAGGATAAACCCGACAAAGAGCAAGGTGGTGAAAGCTACCGAAGCTGAGTTCCTGAGTTTTACCTTCACAGGGAAGCGAATCCGCTGGTCGGAGAAGAGTCTGAACCGCTTCAGGCGAAAAATCCTGAAACTCACCAGCCGAAGCTGGGGAGTATCGATGGAATATCGCTTGAAGAAGCTGGCCGAATATATCCGGGGCTGGATGGGTTATTTCAGGATAACCGAATATTACAGTCCTATACCGCGACTGGATCAATGGATACGTCGGCGGATTCGCTGTTGTTTTATCAAACAATGGCGAAAGCCGAAAACCCGTTACAGAAATTTGATCAGGTTAGGTGTTGATCACATCAAGGCCGCCTCGATTGCAGCCAGTAGCAAAGGGTATTACCGGCTAAGCAAAACCTATGCGGCACAGTTAGCATTAAACGACAGTTTTCTCAGTAAACTCGGGCTTGTTTCCCTGAAAGACTTGTGGATCAGGTTTCACCACCCTCGGTGA